In a genomic window of Trichoderma atroviride chromosome 4, complete sequence:
- a CDS encoding uncharacterized protein (BUSCO:EOG092D2SZZ): MAKAKGRAKAFQDPDEELVKDYDPEANGKNDNDNGSGSEDEHAGTEHYVTVGHSKLREKEGLSLGKQYRGSRVSRHALEQSSDDEDEEEEDDEDDDDAEYDDPETANLEADTAEASDSEISSDNALAESDDERLDAFVFRGSSKPKKLKSKRASAADFMSASEDEEDSEEAENEEDEDENSDEDMDDGLDALLNGGASDEDEDEDEDEDEDDDEEEDEEEDEEDEDEDEESGKHTAKPSLDATSGQTEVQKGIAIQQQRKIYDGLLNMRIRLQKAIVAANTFTTLDSDSSFEAEAYEAAEEAAIKLLNTISDLRENLAPPTAAGSKRKRALDINFSNQQIWEQIQEDDQRSVKFREDRLDKWSRKVQSVTVAAPASRLGAKPKTLISALQDQLANPDGRLVKRTRVPRSCAPVQASKKITESEDIYDDADFYQLLLKELVDQRTVESAAEQSSAVASVMLTANKEAKTRKVVDRKASKGRKLRFTVHDKLQNFMAPEDRRAWEQGAIDRFFGTLFGQKLELNEEESEDEEMEALYKQDEGLRLFR, encoded by the exons ATGGCCAAGGCAAAAGGACGCGCAAAGGCATTCCAAGATCCGGATGAGGAATTGGTCAAAG ATTACGACCCCGAAGCCAATGGGAAGAACGATAATGACAATGGAAGCGGCAGCGAGGATGAACACGCTGGCACAGAACATTATGTAACTGTTGGACACAGCAAACTTAGAGAAAAGGAGGGCCTTTCTTTGGGAAAGCAGTACCGCGGATCGCGAGTTTCGCGCCATGCCCTTGAACAGagcagcgatgatgaggacgaggaagaagaagacgacgaggacgacgacgacgctgaATACGATGATCCGGAGACTGCCAATCTGGAAGCCGATACCGCAGAAGCTAGCGACTCAGAAATCAGCAGTGACAATGCTTTGGCAGAGTCTGATGACGAGCGATTGGACGCCTTCGTATTCCGCGGTAGCTcaaagcccaagaagctgaagagtAAGCGAGCTTCTGCGGCGGATTTTATGTCTGCTTctgaggacgaagaagactcCGAGGAGGCAGAAAatgaggaagacgaagatgaaaacTCTGACGAGGACATGGACGATGGTCTTGATGCATTGCTGAATGGTGGAGCCtccgatgaggatgaggacgaggatgaggacgaagatgaggatgatgacgaagaggaggatgaagaggaggatgaggaagatgaggacgaagatgaagaatcaGGCAAACACACCGCAAAGCCTTCTTTGGACGCTACATCAGGCCAGACTGAAGTACAAAAGGGAATTGCCATTCAACAACAGAGGAAAATCTACGACGGACTGCTCAACATGCGCATCCGACTCCAAAAAGCAATCGTCGCCGCAAACACGTTTACTACCCTGGACTCGGACTCAAGTTTCGAAGCGGAGGCTTACGAGGCTGCTGAGGAAGCCGCTATCAAGCTGCTAAACACTATCAGCGACCTTCGAGAAAATCTGGCTCCGCCAACTGCCGCGGGCAGTAAACGCAAGCGAGCATTGGACATTAATTTTTCCAACCAACAAATTTGGGAGCAGATTCAAGAAGATGATCAAAGATCGGTAAAATTCCGAGAAGACAGATTAGACAAGTGGTCTCGCAAGGTGCAAAGCGTCACTGTGGCTGCGCCAGCAAGCAGACTGGGCGCAAAGCCCAAGACGCTCATCAGTGCTTTGCAAGACCAGCTTGCCAATCCTGATGGCAGACTTGTCAAGCGCACGCGAGTGCCTCGGTCTTGCGCACCAGTTCAGGCTTCCAAGAAGATTACCGAGAGTGAAGACATCTATGACGATGCGGATTTCTACCAGCTCTTGTTGAAAGAGCTTGTGGATCAGCGCACCGTCGAATCGGCTGCAGAACAGTCAAGCGCCGTAGCCTCCGTCATGCTCACCGCCAacaaggaggccaagactCGAAAAGTAGTGGACAGGAAGGCAAGCAAAGGACGAAAGCTGCGGTTCACAGTGCACGATAAGCTACAGAATTTCATGGCTCCAGAGGACAGAAGAGCTTGGGAGCAGGGTGCAATTGATCGCTTCTTTGGCACCTTGTTCGGTCAAAAGTTGGAGTtgaatgaagaggaaagcgaggacgaggagatggaggctctTTATAAACAAGATGAAGGGCTTCGGTTGTTTAGATAA
- a CDS encoding uncharacterized protein (EggNog:ENOG41) produces MGHKTSKQSRDPTEASSSSLNHCAGPATLHLLVSAPLSPAASKTRFGGLSREERLFLSPFGAGVSRPQALTSPPSIESRVEPGSAHRSASPQSSPRRLFCSSSAAVTEEPSPARAVSNLAWSGPASAETTAAMASESDQDSASASASASASAATGGQSKRPPLNHHASDQSDANTVTSSGHPHHRPKHQKQRHVGRLHARVPSSSKVLHKPHNSSSRVNLGKKQGSPTDLEAQFAQRPVPHRRATSEVKLLTQPDSATAIPKSLSQSNLKRNRSHVEISKRTKSSSSDKLKRSASGTGIHKATKSQVHFDLGSDDPEDEWVDASGSNSPYLSRKGSLNSSTHSSFPPRRQCGTFPPADSKRVESSAGGGIINRRISRGFNGSFDSATGIIAIARS; encoded by the exons ATGGGCCacaaaacaagcaaacaaagcAGAGACCCGACAGAagcctcgtcgtccagcCTCAACCACTGCGCTGGCCCGGCcaccctccatctcctcgtctCTGCTCCTCTCTCCCCGGCGGCATCAAAGACCCGGTTCGGCGGTCTGTCTCGGGAAGAGCGACTATTCCT cagccctTTCGGTGCCGGCGTTAGCAGGCCACAGGCACTTACAAGCCCGCCGTCCATCGAGTCCAGAGTCGAGCCCGGCTCTGCGCATCGCAGCGCATCACCGCAATCGAGCCCGAGGCGgctcttctgcagctcctctGCCGCAGTGACAGAAgagccatcgccagcccGTGCCGTGAGCAATCTGGCCTGGAGCGGCCCAGCCAGCGCAGAAACcaccgcagccatggcgtccGAGAGCGACCAAGACAgcgcatctgcatctgcgtctgcatctgcatctgccgcGACCGGGGGCCAATCAAAGCGCCCTCCCCTCAACCATCACGCCAGCGACCAAAGCGACGCCAACACTGTCACCTCCTCGGGCCATCCGCATCACCGCCCCAAACACCAGAAACAACGCCACGTCGGCCGCCTCCACGCCCGCGTGCCCTCCTCCAGCAAGGTCCTGCACAAGCCGCACAACAGCTCGTCTCGAGTCAATCTGGGCAAGAAGCAGGGCTCTCCCACCGACCTCGAGGCTCAATTCGCTCAGCGACCCGTGCCGCACCGCCGCGCGACCAGCGAGGTCAAATTATTAACGCAGCCAGACTCGGCGACGGCCATCCCCAAGAGCTTGTCCCAGAGCAACCTGAAGCGCAATCGTTCGCACGTCGAGATCAGCAAGCGCACCAAATCCTCCTCGTCTGACAAGCTAAAAcgcagcgccagcggcaCCGGCATTCACAAGGCAACAAAGTCCCAGGTTCACTTCGACCTCGGTTCGGATGACCCAGAAGACGAATGGGTTGATGCCAGTGGCTCTAATTCGCCTTATTTGTCGCGAAAGGGCTCATTAAACAGCAGCACGCATTCTTCGTTCCCCCCCCGGAGGCAGTGCGGCACATTCCCGCCCGCAGACTCCAAGCGCGTCGAAAGCAGCGCCGGAGGTGGCATCATTAATAGAAGAATCAGCAGAGGCTTCAACGGAAGCTTCGACAGCGCAACCGgaatcatcgccatcgcccgATCGTAA
- a CDS encoding uncharacterized protein (EggNog:ENOG41), with protein MSTEMAKATPTHISPASTSHEPSPPTGSQPEGLISRFVEVPSSGLTSEGSFYNPVRGGGSHRSEDLVRRPHSMANLSRSHEYHPSEDVSPIESDISALVPKPARRTAAPSAITSRTQQKLNLQRASSSLEPGQAVPGLGGAVGSGPLIGIGDPGHDGGNSRDPRVTKLLERTGMEYLVVRRHQNPIVRSLNRLSHIPGMDKTKRIPRTNTGSTTASKRSADPTARHVRNTSMPEGRQAPSIKRTASVKTNGTNGAGSSYEGDDVSRLNERLSGSSLVGGEEEDVMTGLLRNLWDKPMDLSASTD; from the coding sequence ATGTCCACAGAAATGGCAAAGGCTACTCCCACGCACATCTCGCCTGCCTCGACCAGCCATGAGCCCTCTCCGCCGACCGGAAGCCAGCCAGAGGGACTTATTTCGCGCTTCGTCGAAGTCCCCAGCTCAGGCCTCACCAGCGAGGGTTCATTCTACAACCCCGTTCGCGGAGGGGGCTCCCATCGATCTGAGGACCTTGTTCGACGGCCGCATTCAATGGCCAACTTATCGAGATCCCACGAGTATCATCCTAGCGAAGATGTGTCGCCTATAGAAAGTGATATCAGCGCTCTGGTACCTAAACCCGCCAGGAGAACAGCGGCGCCCTCGGCAATCACATCGCGTACACAACAGAAGCTCAACTTGCAGCGCGCAAGTTCATCTCTTGAGCCTGGACAAGCTGTTCCTGGTCTGGGTGGAGCTGTAGGAAGCGGACCTCTAATTGGTATTGGAGATCCAGGACACGATGGAGGCAACAGCCGAGACCCTCGTGTCACTAAGCTCTTGGAGCGGACGGGGATGGAATATCTGGTTGTCCGGCGTCACCAAAATCCCATTGTAAGATCATTGAACCGCCTTAGCCACATTCCAGGGATGGACAAGACCAAGAGGATCCCTCGTACCAATACGGGCTCAACGACAGCCAGCAAACGGTCAGCGGATCCCACAGCTCGCCATGTTCGAAACACTAGCATGCCCGAAGGTCGCCAAGCACCTTCAATTAAACGAACGGCGTCGGTGAAAACCAACGGCACCAACGGCGCAGGCTCGAGCTACGAAGGAGATGATGTGAGCCGACTGAATGAAAGGCTTAGTGGCTCCAGCTTGGTCggaggcgaggaggaggatgttATGACCGGTCTCCTTCGCAACCTCTGGGATAAACCAATGGATCTCAGTGCCAGCACAGACTAA
- a CDS encoding uncharacterized protein (BUSCO:EOG092D37TR), with the protein MGWFWAEPASPPAGLPAGHPAVSLNKEPPAGCPMHQKSADSFNTHKSPPADKSSASGCPVPHGSSSPSPAASGCPVPHGSPPLPASGCPVPHAAREKEEPKSVLSQLNPLNYMFRDLSQKPADNQTMALPVEREESTIPRGDGEGTWEYPSPQQMYNALLRKGYTDTDITAVESMVSVHNFLNEGAWQEIISWEERFARGLYKGWQVCKRGEEHAAEELDRNWDGTNVTPTLIRFQGRPKDLTPKATMLQVLGWIYPSKFGTDLPFDRHDWFVSRNVNGEEKEIRYVIDYYSGEPEPTGEPVFYLDVRPAATPLGSAERIIRWSTDVWWKAIGGDQREQNPQPFFRHNAVKSQN; encoded by the exons ATGGGCTGGTTCTGGGCTGAACCTGCCTCTCCTCCGGCTGGGCTTCCTGCAGGACACCCGGCCGTGTCCTTGAACAAAGAGCCTCCG GCCGGTTGTCCAATGCATCAGAAATCCGCCGATTCTTTCAACACACACAAATCCCCGCCCGCCGATAAATCATCTGCTTCCGGATGTCCCGTTCCTCATGgttcttcatcgccatcgccagcagcatctggatgCCCAGTGCCTCATGGATCGCCACCACTGCCGGCGTCTGGATGCCCGGTGCCCCATGCCGCtcgagagaaggaagagccaAAGTCGGTGCTCTCTCAACTCAACCCCCTGAACTACATGTTCCGAGATCTGTCACAGAAGCCCGCGGACAACCAGACGATGGCGCTGCCGGTCGAGCGAGAGGAATCTACCATTCCTAGGGGAGACGGCGAGGGCACGTGGGAGTACCCTTCGCCTCAGCAAATGTACAATGCCCTGTTGCGCAAGGGATACACCGATACCGACATCACAGCGGTTGAGTCCATGGTCTCTGTCCACAACTTTCTAAACGAGGGTGCATGGCAAGAAATCATTAGCTGGGAAGAACGGTTCGCACGAGGATTGTACAAAGGGTGGCAGGTCTGCAAGCGGGGAGAGGAGCATGCGGCCGAGGAGTTGGATCGCAACTGGGATGGAACAAACGTCACCCCTACGCTCATCCGATTCCAAGGCCGCCCCAAGGACCTCACCCCCAAAGCCACAATGTTGCAAGTCCTAGGCTGGATCTACCCCTCCAAGTTTGG AACTGACCTTCCCTTCGATCGCCACGACTGGTTCGTCTCGCGAAACGTCAAcggggaagagaaagagatcCGATACGTCATCGATTACTACTCTGGAGAGCCCGAGCCTACTGGAGAACCCGTCTTCTATCTGGATGTCCGGCCGGCCGCCACGCCTCTCGGAAGCGCAGAGCGAATCATCCGATGGAGCACAGACGTGTGGTGGAAGGCCATCGGAGGTGACCAGCGAGAACAAAACCCACAGCCCTTCTTTCGCCACAACGCTGTCAAGTCCCAAAATTAA
- a CDS encoding uncharacterized protein (TransMembrane:2 (o131-151i320-339o)): MRAGFVFGRLCGRTPFRPYALRQTIYRSSAESCNWIHTARLPAWKGKPRSRISLHASAGAATLGTGAFVQLLQTDNGDSDETGESRMLEASRAEIRRSIDDDDRGLSRIIHKIVLIWDTYILEPICTGARFLHLMVIFVPVILSVPVIWFGRRQPDKDGERSGTLWWYGFLVQSMEWAGPAFIKLGQWAASRTDIFPTAMCDTMSKLHSNAPAHSMHVTRKTVEAAFNGRKFEDIFDEFYETPLGVGAIAQVYKAKLKPDLAAPQDLEADSRGPRLLSQNVKNQVRTVLKSSPKQVPSTYVAVKVLHPKVERIVRRDLKIMGFFASMLNVIPTIEWLSLPDEVAQFGQMMKLQLDLRIEAANLEIFRKNFKDRTTASFPFPYSEFTTRNVLIEEFAQGIPLAVFMESGGGVFQHDIANEGLDAFLRMLLLDNFVHADLHPGNIMVRFYQSAQPDLRLRRSTKSPKTPPASDDDQLDVTEKVLERLRPHRHRKDRSAWEAELAKIDAEGYRPQLVFIDTGLVTELNAPNRDNFLALFRAVAEFDGYKAGHLMCERCRQPEAVIDKEVFALKMQHLVLSVKSRTLALGNVKIGDILQDVLSMVRNHHVRLEGDFVNVVISILLLEGIGRSLNPDVDLLSSSLPILRQLSAQSGAEMAKHGDFSMIMLWMGLETRKFLQASVDDVERCVKYDLLSPNV; encoded by the exons ATGAGGGCTGGCTTTGTCTTTGGCCGGCTTTGCGGGCGCACTCCGTTTCGGCCGTATGCGCTGCGCCAAACTATATATCGGAGTAGTGCTGAATCGTGTAATTGGATTCACACAGCGAGACTGCCAGCATGGAAAGGGAAGCCAAGGAGTCGAATTTCGCTGCATGCTTCGGCCGGTGCAGCTACACTAGGAACAGGGGCTTTTGTCCAGCTGTTACAGACGGATAATGGTGACTCTGATGAGACCGGCGAATCTCGCATGTTGGAAGCATCCAGAGCTGAGATCCGGAGGTccattgacgatgacgaccGGGGACTATCTCGAATTATACACAAGATTGTCCTCATCTGGGACACTTATATCTTGGAGCCAATATGTACCGGAGCCAGGTTCTTACACTTGATGGTTATTTTCGTACCCGTCATTCTTTCAGTTCCTGTAATCTGGTTTGGCCGGCGGCAGCCTGACAAAGATGGTGAACGAAGTGGCACCCTTTGGTGGTATGGCTTCCTTGTGCAGTCTATGGAATGGGCAGGCCCGGCTTTTATCAAACTCGGACAGTGGGCGGCATCGAGAACGGACATCTTCCCCACGGCCATGTGCGATACAATGTCGAAGCTGCACTCGAATGCTCCGGCCCATTCGATGCATGTCACTCGTAAGACGGTCGAGGCTGCCTTCAATGGACGCAAGTTTGAGGACATATTTGACGAATTCTACGAAACGCCTCTTGGTGTTGGTGCAATTGCGCAGGTGTACAAAGCAAAGCTCAAGCCTGATCTCGCAGCACCGCAGGATCTCGAGGCGGACTCGCGGGGGCCACGGCTACTATCTCAGAATGTAAAGAATCAAGTGCGGACTGTCTTGAAAAGCTCTCCAAAGCAGGTCCCATCTACCTACGTCGCAGTCAAGGTACTGCATCCCAAAGTCGAGCGCATAGTGCGAAGAGACTTGAAGATTATGGGTTTCTTTGCTTCAATGCTGAATGTCATTCCTACGATTGAATGGCTATCTCTACCGGATGAAGTTGCTCAGTTTGGTCAAATGATGAAGCTTCAGCTAGACTTGCGAATAGAAGCAGCCAACTTGGAGATTTTCAGAAAGAACTTCAAGGACAGAACGACTGCCTCGTTCCCTTTCCCCTATTCAGAGTTCACCACCCGCAATGTCCTTATTGAAGAATTTGCTCAAGGCATTCCCCTCGCAGTCTTCATGGAGAGCGGGGGCGGTGTTTTCCAGCATGATATCGCCAATGAGGGATTGGACGCTTTTCTCCGAATGCTACTGCTGGATAATTTCGTCCACGCTGATCTGCACCCGGGCAATATCATGGTCCGCTTCTATCAATCCGCGCAACCAGATCTTCGACTGCGTCGGTCTACCAAATCACCGAAAACGCCGCCTGCCTCAGATGACGACCAACTGGACGTCACAGAAAAGGTTTTGGAACGACTACGCCCCCATCGACACCGCAAGGATAGGTCAGCATGGGAAGCGGAACTAGCCAAGATTGATGCGGAGGGATATCGTCCACAGCTTGTCTTTATAGACACGGGACTTGTGACGGAGTTGAATGCGCCTAATCGCGACAATTTCCTGGCCTTGTTCCGAGCTGTCGCCGAGTTTGACGGCTACAAGGCCGGCCATCTCATGTGCGAGCGCTGTCGCCAACCCGAGGCTGTCATCGATAAGGAAGTGTTTGCTCTCAAAATGCAGCATCTAGTCCTCAGCGTGAAAAGCCGCACCCTGGCACTCGGCAACGTCAAGATTGGTGATATCCTGCAGGACGTCCTCTCCATGGTGCGCAACCATCACGTCCGCCTAGAGGGCGACTTTGTCAATGTCGTCATCAgcattctccttcttgaaGGCATCGGCCGAAGCCTAAACCCCGATGTCGATCTACTGAGCAGTTCTCTTCCGATTTTAAGACAGCTGAGTGCTCAAAGTGGTGCAGAGATGGCGAAGCACGGCGATTTTTCGATGATTATGTTATGGATGGGCTTGGAAACGAGGAAGTTCCTACAAGCTAGCGTCGACGAT GTGGAACGATGTGTCAAATACGATCTCCTCTCACCCAATGTATAA
- a CDS encoding uncharacterized protein (EggNog:ENOG41): MGDSDDFVRLHITPFDAELVKVVIPASVLPVARNISYHTIETFPENRYGFVELPEADADKLKKKLNGATLKGCKMRIEKARPEARIEPTGEEEEVPEKKKKSSKEGKDKSKKRKREVDVLEGVALHDRQIKRGWTETPSTNKKKARKDKDSKDKEKSKEKEKRKRPKSKYTEGEECLLKTKLPPNTLKNLAPGELEHKKRSKKKGGAREVVIHEFEKTTKFPTFLKASVTTDRKKAAEYVEGKGWVDEEGNIVEEVKEKEKPKAPQRSKKASKPKPEPEESEDDSTSSSGTSSEGTSSEDESEDESEKEVKAEAKVKAKGTPKAAPPAASKVDDEEKDDDSDTSSDDSSESEDSDGEEEQPSKAAEKATPKSTSKASGSKSTPGSIKPLAIKIPPPEIPSNVEVHPLEALYKRPKPDGDAPTSAPKDEPFSFFGGGGDDEDEEVEGQSSQAAPATVPMTPFTRQEFDWRNTRSAAPTPDTAHPSRMRFWGASPEKDVEMGDVDAADEQEEEEEEGEEEVYGEGEDDENPAQGKLSATTDFQKWFWENRRDLNKSWMTRRKTAAKEKRHRENKARASKAV; encoded by the coding sequence ATGGGCGACTCCGACGATTTCGTCCGCCTTCACATCACGCCGTTTGACGCCGAGTTGGTCAAGGTTGTGATTCCCGCCTCAGTGCTCCCGGTCGCTCGTAATATCTCCTACCATACGATTGAAACATTTCCGGAAAATCGATACGGATTTGTCGAACTTCCCGAGGCGGATGCGGATAaactgaagaagaagctgaacgGAGCGACTCTGAAGGGGTGCAAGATGCGGATTGAAAAGGCTCGCCCTGAGGCGCGGATAGAGCCGACCggggaagaggaggaagttcctgaaaagaagaagaaatcatctaaagaaggcaaagataAGTCCAAGAAACGAAAGCGAGAGGTGGATGTTTTGGAGGGCGTGGCGCTGCATGATCGCCAGATAAAGCGAGGATGGACCGAGACACCGTCAACgaataagaagaaggcgagaaaggacaaggacagcaaggataaagagaaaagcaaagagaaagagaagagaaagcgaCCAAAGTCCAAATACacagaaggagaagagtgCCTGTTGAAGACAAAGCTGCCGCCAAACACTCTGAAGAACCTGGCTCCCGGAGAATTGGAgcacaagaagagaagcaaaaagaagggcgGCGCACGAGAGGTTGTCATCCATGAGTTTGAGAAGACTACAAAATTCCCCACTTTCCTCAAAGCTTCTGTTACAACGGACCGGAAAAAGGCGGCCGAGTATGTGGAAGGAAAGGGATGGGTTGACGAAGAGGGCAACATTGTGGAGGAGGtaaaggagaaggagaaaccAAAGGCACCACAGCGGTCGAAGAAAGCCTCCAAACCGAAGCCAGAGCCTGAAGAATCGGAAGACGatagcaccagcagcagtggtaCTTCATCGGAAGGCACATCGTCAGAAGATGAGTCTGAAGATGAGTCTGAAAAGGAGGTTAAAGCCGAGGCAAAAGTGAAAGCTAAAGGAACCCCCAAAGCCGCTCCCCCTGCTGCAAGCAAggttgacgacgaggagaaggacGACGACAGTGATACGTCAAGCGACGACTCAAGCGAGAGCGAGGATTcagatggagaggaagaacaGCCCTCgaaagctgcagagaagGCTACGCCTAAATCTACATCCAAAGCCAGCGGATCTAAATCCACCCCGGGAAGCATCAAGCCCCTGGCGATCAAGATTCCACCTCCCGAGATACCGTCAAATGTCGAAGTACACCCTCTAGAGGCTCTGTATAAGCGGCCCAAACCCGACGGTGATGCACCCACGTCCGCCCCCAAAGACGAAcccttcagcttcttcggaggcggcggcgacgacgaggacgaggaggtgGAAGGGCAGTCCTCCCAAGCCGCTCCAGCCACCGTGCCCATGACACCTTTTACCCGCCAAGAATTTGATTGGCGCAACACGCGAAGTGCCGCCCCAACTCCAGATACAGCTCATCCATCACGCATGCGCTTCTGGGGTGCTTCTCCCGAAAAGGACGTGGAAATGGGAGACGTCGATGCAGCCGACgaacaagaggaagaagaagaagagggagaggaggaagtcTACGGAGAAGgtgaagacgatgaaaaTCCTGCACAGGGGAAGCTTTCCGCCACAACCGATTTCCAGAAGTGGTTCTGGGAGAATAGGAGGGATTTGAACAAGTCGTGGATGACTCGTAGGAAGACGGCggcgaaggagaagagacatCGGGAGAACAAAGCGAGGGCGTCAAAGGCAGTGTAA
- a CDS encoding uncharacterized protein (EggNog:ENOG41), with protein MSVASTMPLHQDAGEVEAGISTPAEEYNSHLDRFSGLGSYFDLARDPASSNKPSAGKQKMAFEETVRSISSHLPSNMSRRRARSQIASPIVDFDVATAEKPYRKRQSSQPVRSPKCYYIINPRVPGLAWYLTKGKGDSNSSEYEVEKVPAHLVHIRKNQVGYLVETANGDDVTVDAGRRPVSWTPRYQNGWSTAAEPIQEKATSDSNTKSNKRVNRFDRDDAEEEPPSDESSVVVNRRDIPLITKSIIRHLHAVRPQERFYTTSNSEEEDEASSSQQRDLESIVEAALFEYMRPAQHNDKTRKHDDENTSENKMPVQIKLESEAQRINPRPSIAADPTITLSVPETLFTIPDADRKHNVLRKDSKQGASTTTALLSPQRSTAITWTKDSEHLEEPTKPPTTDNPSDENSGNTADAPRASSCPSPIQHQDSDVSQTSVGASSIASSMTSFPKLLSRHCTREWIKPLAGLEDRHHRPSSELYCQGNESQAGQPSHAPYNESSLSNSWTADDFQSRNASGYFSNEVQNARRSTMSHSSLKSMKGFGSQIGAARHRRRSTTSFDPSAPALQDNFLPNILSRFFHNKSKETPGSPDSKETLHSGALAPYNSPIHGHYSANTPRSGNGSFIERSPALSVEDRARIQEVLVEGPAAMRRRRCDTCSEDNRPHVCEEDIENRVR; from the coding sequence ATGTCGGTCGCCTCCACCATGCCGTTGCACCAGGACGCCGGCGAGGTGGAAGCGGGGATCTCTACGCCCGCGGAAGAGTATAATTCGCATCTGGATCGTTTCTCTGGACTTGGGAGCTACTTTGATCTCGCCCGGGACCCTGCATCAAGTAACAAGCCATCTGCTGGAAAGCAAAAGATGGCCTTTGAAGAGACGGTTCGCTCTATATCTTCTCACCTGCCGTCCAACATGTCCCGGCGCAGGGCGAGAAGCCAAATTGCTTCTCCTATTGTCGATTTCGATGTTGCTACTGCAGAGAAGCCGTACAGAAAGCGTCAGAGCAGTCAACCAGTACGGAGTCCCAAGTGCTACTACATCATCAATCCTAGAGTCCCTGGCTTGGCTTGGTACTTGACCAAGGGAAAGGGCGATTCGAATTCATCAGAATATGAAGTTGAAAAAGTACCAGCTCACCTGGTTCACATCAGGAAGAATCAAGTCGGGTATCTTGTTGAAACAGCTAATGGAGACGACGTGACCGTCGACGCTGGACGTCGACCGGTATCTTGGACCCCAAGATACCAAAATGGCTGGTCTACTGCAGCAGAGCCTATCCAAGAAAAAGCGACCAGCGACTCAAACACAAAATCCAATAAGAGAGTTAATCGATTTGACAGAGAcgacgctgaagaagaaccaCCCAGTGACGAGTCAAGCGTCGTTGTGAACCGTCGCGATATTCCACTCATAACCAAGAGCATTATACGCCACTTACACGCGGTCCGGCCACAAGAACGCTTTTATACTACAAGCAAcagtgaagaagaggacgaggcttCATCCTCTCAACAACGAGATCTCGAGAGCATCGTCGAGGCTGCCCTTTTTGAATATATGAGACCAGCGCAACACAATGATAAAACTAGGAAGCACGATGATGAAAATACCTCCGAGAACAAAATGCCTGTCCAAATCAAGCTAGAAAGCGAAGCTCAACGTATAAATCCTCGACCATCTATAGCTGCAGATCCGACCATTACCCTGAGCGTACCTGAGACATTATTCACAATCCCGGATGCTGATCGCAAACATAATGTACTCAGAAAAGACTCGAAGCAAGGAGCATCGACGACAACGGCATTACTTTCACCACAAAGAAGTACTGCCATCACCTGGACAAAGGATAGCGAGCATTTAGAGGAACCGACCAAGCCTCCTACAACAGATAATCCTTCAGATGAGAATTCTGGGAATACTGCTGACGCACCTCGTGCCTCATCCTGTCCTAGCCCCATTCAACACCAGGACTCAGATGTCTCGCAAACCTCTGTTGGAGCCTCCAGCATCGCATCGTCCATGACCTCGTTTCCGAAACTACTCTCACGCCATTGCACTCGGGAATGGATCAAGCCCCTTGCTGGTTTGGAAGATCGTCACCATAGGCCATCATCTGAATTATACTGCCAAGGAAATGAATCTCAGGCTGGTCAACCTTCCCACGCGCCGTATAATGAGAGCTCATTATCAAATTCTTGGACTGCTGATGATTTCCAATCTCGCAATGCCTCTGGCTATTTCTCCAATGAAGTCCAGAACGCCCGGCGTTCAACCATGTCCCACTCTTCACTTAAGAGCATGAAAGGCTTCGGGAGTCAAATTGGCGCAGCGCGGCATCGCCGTCGGAGTACGACATCCTTTGATCCCAGCGCTCCAGCTTTGCAAGACAACTTTCTGCCAAACATTCTAAGCAGATTCTTCCATAACAAAAGTAAAGAAACGCCTGGAAGCCCCGATTCTAAAGAAACGCTGCACTCGGGAGCTTTGGCTCCTTACAATTCGCCTATTCACGGCCATTATTCCGCGAATACCCCCAGGTCTGGAAATGGATCGTTCATCGAACGAAGCCCAGCTTTGTCGGTGGAGGACAGAGCCAGGATACAAGAAGTCCTTGTTGAAGGTCCCGCAGCAATGCGCAGGCGCCGATGCGATACGTGTTCTGAGGATAACAGGCCTCACGTTTGCGAAGAGGATATTGAAAATAGAGTGAGGTGA